The Anastrepha ludens isolate Willacy chromosome 2, idAnaLude1.1, whole genome shotgun sequence DNA window GTAGCCATTGAGCTTGGAATTCGTAGTGATGCTGTTCTCTCCATCGCCGCTTACTTTGATTTAGTGCAGCCAAAAATATGCAATGCCATTCAAAGGTCGACGATTGAAATAAAAAGGTCTTCTTAAGTCTTTctatatgtaaaaatttgtatttggaatCGTTAAAGGAACTTTAAAACTTAATTTAGATATTTACACGAGTAACAAATTAACTAATAACAGGAATTGTTTATCTCATCAATTCGCGAAAACAATAAACATTTCAGATTCTTATACGCGTTTGTTTGGGGGCAGGTAAGTGTTTTCGACACCGCCAACTGGTGCGCCACCGTATTGTGGAGCAGCTGGTCCAGCTGATGCAGGTCCCTTCGATGCGAAGTCCAACACGGGTGCAACACCACCGTTCTGGCTGCTAGAAGGACCATTCAATCCATCGTATTGCGACTGGATAGCGCGTTGAGCATTTTCCGCGTCAGCCGGGGTCTTGTACTTCACGAAGTGCACTTCGGGTTTGTTGCTGTTCTGGCGGTTGAGCGACTGCAATTTGTTAGCCAAATCGCCGATATCAGCCTGTTTGCTGAGCACATAGATGGCGGTACGATCCTCGCCGACCGATTTGGCCAATTGCACAGCGGCGTTCTCAAGTCCAGTGTTTTCAGGTCCCTTGATGAAGACAACACGCAAGTTCTTCTTGAGGGAGTTAGCAAGTGGACCACTGTCACCAACATCATTGAACTCATGTTCGGGAGCAGTGTACGAGAAGAATTCCTTGTCGACCTCAGCGGGGGCGCTGTGGCTGGGACCAGAGGCGACTGGACCGCTGTAACTGGGGCCAGCAGCAGCAGGGCCACCATAACTGGGACCAGCAGCAGCAGGGCCACCATAACTGGGGCCAGCAGCAGCAGGGCCACCATAACTGGGACCAGCAGCCCCAAGACCACCGTAGCTTGGTCCAGCAGCACCAACACCTCCGTAACTGGGACCAGCAGCACCAAGACCACCATAGCTAGGTCCAGAAGGAGCGATACCGCCATAGCTGGGACCGCCGCTCAGACCGCCCAAACCGCCATCGATCGCTGGACCATAGTTATAACCCAGACTGCCTGCGTAGGTAGCAGAGATGAGGGAGCACAGCACCTGCAgtgataaaaaagaattttatttgtaaGTTTTGGATGGAACTCCAAATGACATCCCGCATTCCTTACCACAAATGTACGCATcttgaatattgaaattgaCTTTGTTTCAGTTTGCAACGAAGCTGCTTTCTGTTGATTCCTTCGAAACTACAAGTGAATTTATACGAAATAAGTTTCcgttaaaaaatgcaaaagtatGAATTTGTGCAAAATGCAACACAAATTTTACGACCGAATTTgccaataaaattataaaaatcataaCCATAACGAAAACGACAAAattctgttaaaaatatttataacaaaaacagtGCAAAATTCGCGCAGAAAATATGCAGGTGACGATCTTGTGAAGGTCAGGTCTGCGCGATTATGTCGAGCGCGTCAAGCAGTGGTGCACATCTGCGTACGTACGGTTGTGCGTGCCTATGAATATTTGatacataaaaattatacaaattcgcCGATTGTTGTGTTGTATTTTGTAAGTTGTCCAACGACCGAATGCAAGCAGAGAGCTAAACAATTCAAATTTGGTTTAATCAGCCATTCCCAATGAGTTTGACttagtttagtttttaatttttatttgtcataATCACAACGCTGATTGATAAAGTGACAACAGAAACAGAGATTCCGGTAGTGAAATTaaatgaagctcatttttgcaATGCAAAATAAACTGCAAATTTATGCGATAGTAGTGggtgaatttaattaaaatgtaaaactaaaattttattcagaaaggtaaattaaattaaaaaacaggaGGAGGAAAAACCATgcaaacattacaaaaatatttctttcgtAACTGTTTCtatgtttacatttgtttttgttagtagTATTCACTTTCGTGGATATAAATGCTCTGGATACACCCTCGCTGGGTTATTAGGCGATTGGCTGTTGAAGTAAGTAgagaagtcaatatttttcgccttcCGGGTTGGTGGTGATTAGCTGCCAGTTTACCAGTATTGAAGTAATTAGCAAAATAACACTTTGCACTGGAGAATGCGATGTGCCAATTATTTTGCCGAATACGCGCATAGACTTGTTTTCCAAGtacaatttaatacaaattttacgcatttctaatGGTAAATCCGCACTTCGTCCCATTTTGTCACTTTCAATAgcgcaactgaaactgaattggcgagaaaaactaaaaaaacctatattatttcgttttgaGCAACATTAGTGAAAACACAAACGATTTTTACTGTtgcttaaataaatgttttgcagcattttcctaGGTCTGCCCGCTTTCCTTGAAACCGTGAGTTGAAATAACGGGAGTTTTGTTTGCGGCAAATCTCCAGAATGTAATATTTTTACAGTGACCCAAAgaatatacaggtatccctcgtataacgcgatagttacgttccagaagaattgcgcgttatgtaattccgcgttatctaaaacatagttttcatataaatttgggggttatgttccaataggtttttttttaaataaaatacatacaaattaacAGATGCACatctatttcaactcaatactaaagttcaggctttataatacaattaaaaacacaaaacaaaaaatttaaaatcaaactaaaacaaattaaaggtttattaaaaactttatatggtaattaatctgtttcactgtcttcaaagatctttgcacgtgggcgttttgggggagcaatagcttcatcagaagatatttcttcaacatagttttcgctattggataagaaactagttgtgggaccttgtggctcttctactggttttataattgcaaaatctgttatcagtttttggtgggtggtttttttaagctccttttcaatttcgtaataaggtgctagattaatatctattctatctatctaaggcaaaaaagggtaattctcggtttacattaaaaatacattacatattataaatatgtggtacgcaaattagtgttaccagattttataattatgtattttcgccttcgcattatataagcctaaatttcgcgttgtactgaaacctaatttttccaaatcgcgttatatcgaaaccgcgttgtataagaccgcgttatacaagggatacctgtattgtCACAGCATatactgtgagcgtcaaaataaagtgtacagcgTACATCAGTAGCATTTTAGCGATGTTGTACGGTAAAAAATACCATTATATTTGGTTATTTACTTCCTTTTTCGAtgcattgaaacttttttcatattgtattttaattggttgcaaTCGGCAGAGTGAAAAGTTTTTGTctacagtaaattaaattttttaataatcggTAAACAAACTTCGACTGATGTTAGAGAACTGGTACTAAAGCTTCGCAATGAAGGTACAATCTCTCGTTTTCGAAATTGGCTCTATTGTCAACAGAAGCCAtaatactgtgaaaaaaatagttgacaaatacaaaaagttcgGCAAAGTAGAAATTCGCCCAGGTGCAGGccgtccaaaaattttaaatgagactGAAGTAAGGTCTGTAGTGCGTGATGTGAAGAAAAATCCCTTTAAAAGTGCGGTCAAAATATAAGAAGAAGTTTCAACTGCATCAGATACTAGCGTAAGTGCCAGTACAATACGTCGAGCGTTGCACGCAAATGGGTTACATGGTCGTCTCCAACGAAAGAAGCCGCTAATATCGACAGTTAATCAAAAGAAACGTCttgattatgcaaaaaaatacgtAAATCGGGATGCTTCTTTCTGGAATAATGTCCTGTTTAGCGATGAAAGTAACCACtttcaataaaaaccaaaaaaactagTTGTGTCGATGCCCCGAAGACTGTCTTCCGTTATCAAAGCAAAagggaaatcaacaaaatactaaatcgatatcatttttgtaaaatatatctctgtacactttattttaacgcgtaaaatatgcactaaattttgtttttgtcttacaacttttgttgttgtaattttttgttgttgttttctagtaattaaatactaatttaaaaaacatgaaattaaaatatattgttttgttataaaagactgagataaaatccatattataacaaaatgctttgtacactttattttgacgctcacagtatGTGAGGCATTCATAAAGTTTCAGCTCTgtaaatgcataaataatatcaaaaaaatcatcCTCAAAATCCGAATTGGTGCAGCTGTACCAATGATGTCAAAGAAGTGTTTAATCAAGCTCTGCTTTTCAAATaaaagccgcgggcactcgacttgacaaaaattgaagaagaaaattggcatattgtcGGCTCGTTTTCTGAATGAAATTTCTTTGCTCATACAAATATGAGCTccaatttatcaatgaatttttgatgatgagtttttgttgaaactgttcagcgccgccgcgcatattttgttcttgtagtcgctaggcatagaattttagctttgaacaaCATatgcattttgaggaataaagtgagtgtccTGTATGTGCGGTTGGATGTATGGGTATGCATatgcgaaaagtgtgagacttgcctttcggctcacccactaaaaacccaccccagctccgtttccctcccgcgggacaaccgttaagtagtacttcGCGGGAGGGGGagtggcctattgcctcttcatgaagatctgcgctgttgttcagcgcgactcagtttggagattactatttttgccatattacatacagcggaccaatgttcttctgactctaacataatatccactaggttatcagccgaaattggcttccccaccctagtgcttaattcctccctttcgaacacaaatcgcggacagacaaagaaaacatgttctgcgtcttctacagctggtgcacaatgagaagagtacgggtcgtcttcgtgcttaaacctatataAGTAGGATTTAAAGCACCCATGCCtcgtcagtatttgggtcagatagTAATCTAACTGTCCATGTTCACGGTTAACCCATTTGGTACGTCAAGCGTCCGTTAGTGACAAGCTCCATTTTTCCTGCCATGAACGCAGGCTACGCTCTCTTGCTATCTTGCGTATTGTCACtcgttctgaagtagctttttttggtatatttcaGCATACTCTGTTGCCATTAGGTTGATTGGGAGTAGTCCTGCTATAACCATAATGGCGTCTTCCGATACCGTtcgaaacgcgcagcacactctgagggcactcagTCGATACACTGATTTCGTACAACTCACATATGAGCTGCAATTAGTTgcttccgcccatgctggagctgcacacagcaaaatcgatgagacAACAGAGTTGGGTAGTCTCCTACagttttgcctagggcctctgATGTTCATCATTATTCGCGTTATCGCAGTTACTGCTTCTGCTGCCCTGCTGCTCGCGTACGCCAAGTGCTCTTTGAAATTAAGCCTACGGTCGATTATTACTCCCAGGTACTTAATGAATGGCTTCGATCCTATGCCATGATCGCCCACCATTATGTTGGCCGACTCCAcaatcttcctgctgctaattaGTACTACTTCGGTTTTATGgtccgcaagagttagaccacTGTTGCACAACCATTCCTTTACCATGCCAACAGCTTGGGTGCATGCTTCTTCGGCTTGATGGAGTGATTTAGCCACGACCACAACAGCTATGTCGTCAGCAAATCCTACAATTTGTGACCCTAGAGGTAGATTGAGACGCAGAACTCCATCGTACATATCGTTCCATAACAAAGGACCGaggactgagccttgtggaactccgccagttattttgCATTCTTTTACACCAGTATCGGTTTTATAACGCAAGGTTCTGTCAgaaaggttaggttaagttgtaatggttgcccagagagtagggcccacttggacgaaatagtttggttcgtcctttgtgataccattgaagGACAAAGAAGGGGGAggaagggaagggatggggagTGGTCAGAAAGGTAACTGGCGACAATCCTAAGAATGTACATTGGAATGTGGAAACTATCCAGCGCGATTAGAATTTTGCTCCAATTCGCCGTATTGAAGGCATTCTTAACGTCCAGTGTCGCAATTAGGCAGTACTCCTTGCTACCATATAGCCATCGAGTACCTTCAATCGCCTTTTGTGCAATGGTTTTGACTGCAGATACAGCATCTGTGGTTGAATGGGCTTTCCGGAATCCGAATTGTCGGGGTGATAGACCACCTACATCCTCTATAGCAGCCTCCAGACGATTTGCGATCAGGTGTTCCAGGATTTTTCCTGCGATGTCAAGCATGCACATGGGGCGGTAGCCTGAAGGATCTTCCGCAGGCTTAGATCCTTTTGGAATTAAAACCAGTTACTGCAGCTTCCACTGGGTTGGAAAGGTACCTTCCTTTAGAcatgtattgtagagatctacaaaaatgtcggtaCGACTTTGGATTGCGACTTTTAAGGCCTCGTTGAGGATTCCAACCGGGGCTggagctttattattttttatccgtTTTTTGCTCATCAGGAGTTCTTCTTTGTTTGTTAACTGCACATTTTGGTCGCCTTCACCGAATCTTACCAATTCGTAGTCTCGTATAGTGTCTTGCACGGGGAACAGTGTTTCTACTACATTACGTAGAGTAGCTGGGCATGTTGTTGGAAGTGgcttaaatacttttttcattaCAAGCCTATATCCAAGGCCCCAAGGATCATTATCGAAATCGTCGCATAGCTGGAGGAAACCGGCGTTTACTGtttttaattgccttttttAGCGCTTTTCTTCTTTGCTTATATTGGAGCTGGTTTTCTTGGGAACTGTCCCTACCCCTGGATCATTGGTAGGCTCGCCTGGCTCTTTTACATTCCCTGCGCAATTCTGCAATGTCTGCTGTCCACCAGTAGACAGGTTCGCTGTTGTGGCTGTTGGGCCTAGTTTTAGACATGGCTGCATCGCATGCTTCCGTTAAGTCTTTCATGGTTTGCGTAGTCTATTCAGATGCATCCCCCGTAAGAGTTACATCTGCGAGCATGATTTCAATAACCTCAGCCTCCATTGTTTTGACTTTGTACCTCGTCTCGTAGTTATTTGGGAAGCTTTCTTCGCCATGCCGCCTTATTTCACAGATTATTGCGAGGTGATCACTCCGGGTGTAATGCTGGCTGAGGAACCATTTCGTGTAGCGAACAAGACTAGAACTCACGAACGTAAGGTCGATTATAGATCCCGTTCCCGCTTTTTAGTACGTCTGTTGATTTCCTGTATTCACCAAGGCTATATCTAGCATGGAAAACGCTTCTAGAAGGGCTTGACCTCTAGGGTTTGTCCGTGGGTATCCCCAGTTAACAGCCGAAGCGTTGAAATCACCAGCTACAATGGCAGGTCTATGCTCCTTTACATCCTGGGCGAGGTTTTCTAGGATACCTGTTGCTTCCAGCAGGGTTAAGCTGGGAGGTAGATAGCagctgtaaatgtatgtatgtaccttcaACGCGCACACGTACAAGTCCGCGGGCTCCCTTCACGCTCATCAGTTGGGATCTATTTGTTCCGCTGTTCCAGATCGCTGATTTGCCTGTTGTGTCAGAGGCCCAGCCGTTgccttttttgtgtttatagggTTCACTAAATATAGCAACCTCTATTTTCTGTTCCCGTATAGTCTGCTCGAGAAGGTCCTGAGCGGTTTCGCAATGGTTTAGATTTAGTTGCAAGATCTTCATTTCTGCCGGATTTCTTTAAGAGCTCTCAGATATTGAGGGCACTTCCTGCTGGTCATCGCATGTGCTGTATCACTTGCCTTTTCCTTCTTGCACATTATACAGCTTGCTGTTTGTGCAGTTTTTGGCTTGGTGGTCCTTATTGCCACATTTGAAGTAGGTGTTTGTAAGATCAGCTGTGCTTTTACAGCTTACTGCCACATGCCTATATTCCATGCATTTAAAGCATCTTTTTGGCTCGATCTTCTCCCATATGCGACAAATTACGAGGTCTATACGGATTTTATTAGCTTCCACCAGTTTGGTAGCGATTTCCGATGTTACCTTTAGCGTCGCCTTTTGTGTTCCTCCATAAGCTTTTCGCAGACCCAGGATGGCTGAGATAGGTACCTCTAGCTCTTGAAATTGTTTTGTTACCGCCTCGTGGACTTCTTCCGTTATCGTGATTTCATCAAGGTCACGAATTTCCACTTGCCTCAGCTCCGTAAGAGCCCTGACATCTACAGTTTCCCCTAGGGCCGCCTTAACAGCTTCATGAACCTTTGAGGTATTTGGGTCTGATGATTTttccagcagcagcagtaactcTCCTTTGGGTGTTTTCTTGACTCCTTGTATATTATTACTAAGCTCCTTTAGACTTGGCTCTGTCTTAACGCGCTTCAAGATTTCAGCATATGAGATGCTACCAGCGCTTTTGTCTACGATAGCGTCCTTACGTGGTGGTCTTCtccatacaaatatgtacatacatgcgtatGAACAAgataattgttttagcatttgttataGCTCCGAGCacgctcaagcatgcatgttttttttttgttaacgaaGGGGGAATCTTTCAGATCTtagacggcatgcacgattcatactgctTGCTAAGGGTACACCTCTTTCGGGATCACGCACAGTCAGTAATTTTCATACTGTCTGGACTTGCAAAACcgtacacctacatacatacgtactaaATCCTTGAACTCCGTCTCCTCCACCACTCTCCCTGCGGAACTGCTTCAACGTATTACTTCTTTTTGAATTCTAGTAGCGTATGCAGCTACCTCCTCCCACTTTTCTTCCAATTGCAATATGAGCTCGACTACGTCAGTTGCACTTGGAATTATTCTTCCTGTTATAAAACAGTGGCAGTGGAAACTGGCATGTTCCACGTGTTCTTCTACATTGATGCACATAGGGCAGTAGGGGCTGTCATCATGCCCGAACCTATGCAGATATTTCCTAAAACCTCCATGTCCAGAAAGAACCTGTGTCACATGGTACGTTGTATCTCCAAGACTCCGATTTAGCCATGGTCGCAAATCGGGAATCAGTTTATAAGTCCATCGCCCTTTACTGGAGGTATTCCATCGGTCTTGTCACCTTGTTAGTGACACAAGCCGCTCTTCTTCTCTCtccgcttttttatttatttcggcaTCCGCTGCACACCTGTCATAGACTCGCTTCATTTCACTCGCAAGAATATCCGCTGGTATCATATCAGCTATGACAAACGCCGCGTCATCCGATACTGTTCTGCATGCATGTCCAGCAGCTTATAGgagtgcgtgtcgggtgacacacATACTTGCTTCGTGtaacacatacttgttgtcggcttttgcatgatgaaaatcaaaaattttatattttttcgcttTGCATGACCGTGTCGCAGTCTGTATGACATGCAGTAGTGCCTCAGTTTGTGCTGACATTCGAGATGAATAGGTGTGcggaagaaattcaagtaaaacTGCTGTAGTTACAAGAAACATCAAATCATCTTCCGAAGACAACATATTTACGTGCGCAAGCTACGAACACTCAATTCAAATGGCGCATGGCATTTTTTGCATGAACGTTTGCGGGCAAgcgtttaaaattaatttcgactcaaaaaattactaaaaactttcatcaaatttttatattgtagttttaaatttactaaaacgcacacacacctaaatgtgaggtcgttttataatgtattttcatcaatcatttaagtttgcttgaaaatataaattgaataaattttcgtttatcaagggaatatagaaatgcacaagcaaattccttgcaaaatgccgtcggctattcgtcaatttgatttcatacagaagccaaaaactgtacagagccaatatactaaagagagaattcactgAAATAAGCTCTGTTTAaggtttcaccacaccccggctggtgtgacttcatttttgacaattcacactattcttggcccgtgagacttctctatacctTAACGTTTTCTGCTTTCCTTTTACAAGTAGGTTTGTtgcaaggcgaattgaatactgGAGACGGCGCACTCCCAaaacatttactttatttttcgccatTTTGACAAGTGTGAAGTCAGGAATCTTAATAgtacaaaacaaaccaaaaaaaccaacaaaaggcagagcaattacatatttgtgaaaattcagtaaatGGCTTAGAAATATTGTGATTTGGACATTTAAACTTAATagactaatgaaaacgaaaagccgcgtgttaaattgtagAAGcgcgaattataaaaatatcttcaaatgcagtttttctgCGTTTTTATGCGAATGACGCCGCAGCAAGaaactacagggtccggcactcgaagtgtaaccaattaaaaaggccataaatttagtttggaaatctacttttattcaattcaaagtaaaaaatgtctgaaaataacacaaaattaaaatgttcctcgatatgaccaccttttgtcttcactatggctttgagacggtccagaaacgaggcAGGTATTTTAGCTCACTCGcatacaatggcttttttcagcgcctcgagactggctcaaagagaataatccatcggattcgcgtctggggAATtttagagccattgtgtggacgttatgaagttcggaaagttgttttttagtcattcttggttcactcgagctttgtgagacggtgccgagtcctgttgaaacgtctatggtctgccaccgaaatatttgtctgcccacggcttcaaagcaacctccagaatacttgtCCGATAAtacttcgcatttaccttgacacgagactcgatgaaaacgattgaagagcgaacatctgcggttacagcggcccaaaccattacctgtggtgggtgctgcctcctggtggccagtcggtgactcaaattctcatatgaacggtcagtcaaataaaccctgtcgttttgggagtttacgaattgctcaatttgaaaaattttcccgtcagaaaacacaatgttcgaaaATTGACCACTTTGGGccaagcgaaacaattcctttgctctctcaagtctgacttgttgctgctttggtgtgagaatATGCGCCTTTTGTCTTGGATcctgtaaggcttgactttgagatcatttttcagtatgcggtagatgttacggtcagatattttcagttctctcaccatttgattggcacttcgtcgggcaTTTCCCGCAAGtagcttcttcactttttgaaccatttcgcgTGACGTTGCAGTGCTTTGATGTCCACCTCCATGAAGTTTCTCGATGCTGCCAGTAACATTGTAACTAAGGTGCTCGATCTCACGAACAatagctggttgtgattttcgagccgaatataatgcaatcacaccattacttttgaaatccattactgattttcttttttcgcgtttactctcgggaaaatgcttccgcgcgcttataaacaattatctggactgtcatttagccaactaacagacagcggATGCCAGCGCTGATGcacgcgagcggtctgaagttggttacacttcgagtgccagaccctgtatactaggttgttcaataagtttggaAGTTCGCTAAGAGAGTGTGTTGATAGTAGCCTAAATTTTGATGCTGTGCTAAATTCATATGTTGGTACACTTTTCATATGAAGgaatgtgaagtttcatttcaatctgtcaatccattctttgtttacaagccatttagtatcgacgtgtcataGCACTTTCTATAACAGAAAAAATCAAATGCCGttcagtgattgaattttaattttttgaaggtTTAAATGCAATGGCAACTTAACAACGAACGTTGATGGTGTCTaaagacttttcgccatcaattagtacagtagaaatatgggttgctgaatttaaacgtaaaacttttaaaaagttCCACGCAAGAAcatacaaaaacagcaacaacatcagaaatcgtagagaaaatacaggatatcgcattggaaaatcatcgagtgactgaaagagatttagtagaagccctaggcatcgcAATTGGTAATCAATATTTTGACTCAAGTATTGGGtctcagaaagctgtgtgccgcattcgctaacaatggaacaaaaacacattcgaaaagATAAAAGGGATTTTGggcatcgattcatcactatggatgataCTCAAAACTAGAGGCGGAATGAATCTGGTGCATAAACTTGCAaagtggtaaaacaataaattctgaatattattgttatCTTTTAGACTagttgaaggaaaaaatgcGTGAAAATATACCcagttttcaaaagaaatttttgtttttatcaggacaatgcaccgtgccacaagagcattttggcaATAGTTAAAATTCATGAATTAAAATCTGAATTGCAAATTCTTGGAGAATCcacaaaatggtgtttttcttatcgaaatcCAAAACTTGTCGAGGAGGATgtagcaacaaaatggtgcggaagcgctagttggattctggaagagtTATcgcttcaaccaaccaaccaatccgAGCGAAAAAGATCATCACACTGTTTCACTGTCTTGAAAGAAAGAAAG harbors:
- the LOC128855782 gene encoding RNA-binding protein 12-like; this encodes MRTFVVLCSLISATYAGSLGYNYGPAIDGGLGGLSGGPSYGGIAPSGPSYGGLGAAGPSYGGVGAAGPSYGGLGAAGPSYGGPAAAGPSYGGPAAAGPSYGGPAAAGPSYSGPVASGPSHSAPAEVDKEFFSYTAPEHEFNDVGDSGPLANSLKKNLRVVFIKGPENTGLENAAVQLAKSVGEDRTAIYVLSKQADIGDLANKLQSLNRQNSNKPEVHFVKYKTPADAENAQRAIQSQYDGLNGPSSSQNGGVAPVLDFASKGPASAGPAAPQYGGAPVGGVENTYLPPNKRV